The following proteins are encoded in a genomic region of Pseudodesulfovibrio mercurii:
- a CDS encoding aspartate aminotransferase family protein — protein MSEKFEAIKKRESNLICNTYGRYPLAVSRAKDCRLYDLDGVEYHDFLAGIAVCSLGHSREDLAEVMAEQARKMVHVSNLFYQEPQLDLAEKLLSTCAAGKVFFCNSGAEANEGAIKLARKYMHTVRNEDRYEVITLEKSFHGRTLSTLTATGQYGPIKEGYNPLPEGFVTVSFGNVNALRGAINAHTAAIMIEMVQGEGGVRPLPQDYVNDIVALCKENGILLIVDEVQTGVCRTGRFWAHQHYGITPDIFTSAKALANGLPMGAVLCSDEVAKGFTPGSHATTFGGGAVVSAVAAKVIDIMLEEKMADRALKMGEFAKKQVLELRKKHPETIAGTRGLGLLFGIELAKNGPEIWKGLLEHKVVCNLTQGTVLRLVPPLTVTEEDILFFMRALDEVLTSVEG, from the coding sequence ATGTCCGAGAAATTCGAAGCCATAAAGAAACGGGAATCCAATCTCATATGTAATACCTACGGCCGCTATCCCCTGGCCGTGAGCCGGGCCAAGGACTGCCGGTTGTACGACCTGGACGGCGTGGAGTACCACGACTTCCTGGCGGGCATCGCCGTCTGCTCCCTTGGCCACAGCCGCGAGGACCTGGCCGAGGTCATGGCCGAACAGGCCCGCAAGATGGTCCACGTCTCCAACCTCTTCTACCAGGAGCCCCAGCTCGACCTGGCCGAGAAGCTGCTGTCCACCTGCGCGGCGGGCAAGGTCTTCTTCTGCAACTCCGGGGCCGAGGCCAACGAGGGGGCCATCAAGCTGGCCCGCAAGTACATGCACACCGTGCGCAACGAGGACCGCTACGAGGTCATCACCCTGGAGAAGTCCTTCCACGGCAGGACCCTGTCCACGCTGACCGCCACCGGCCAGTACGGGCCCATCAAGGAAGGGTACAATCCCCTGCCTGAGGGGTTCGTGACCGTGTCCTTCGGCAACGTCAACGCCCTGCGCGGGGCCATCAACGCCCACACCGCCGCGATCATGATCGAGATGGTCCAGGGCGAGGGCGGCGTGCGTCCCCTGCCCCAGGACTACGTCAACGACATCGTGGCCCTGTGCAAGGAGAACGGCATCCTGCTCATCGTGGACGAGGTCCAGACCGGCGTCTGCCGCACGGGCCGGTTCTGGGCGCACCAGCACTACGGCATCACCCCGGACATCTTCACCTCGGCCAAGGCGCTGGCCAACGGGCTGCCCATGGGCGCGGTCCTGTGCAGCGACGAGGTGGCCAAGGGATTCACGCCCGGTTCCCACGCCACCACCTTCGGCGGCGGGGCCGTGGTCTCGGCCGTGGCCGCCAAGGTCATCGACATCATGCTTGAGGAGAAGATGGCCGACCGCGCCCTGAAGATGGGCGAGTTCGCCAAAAAGCAGGTTCTCGAACTCCGGAAGAAACACCCCGAGACCATCGCCGGAACGCGCGGCCTGGGACTGCTCTTCGGCATCGAACTGGCCAAGAACGGACCGGAGATCTGGAAGGGGCTGCTGGAACACAAGGTGGTCTGCAACCTGACCCAGGGGACCGTTCTGCGGCTGGTGCCGCCCCTGACCGTGACCGAGGAGGACATCCTGTTCTTCATGCGGGCCCTGGACGAGGTCCTGACGTCGGTGGAGGGATAG
- a CDS encoding 50S ribosomal protein L11 methyltransferase, whose protein sequence is MSTLLKIQFTIPEETADEAGVFIASKVPHGWEETPAGDGRRFTLYLEDHPLGHEMVREFQARFPEADVTWSEQESENWAMAWKDFFVPVNCGESFRIYPPWLNDDEENGTTHIVIEPKMAFGTGHHATTSLCLATIGRLAKAGTIAEGKTFLDLGTGSGILGIGLSKLGLTGIGLDIDPQAVVCAVENVAANGVTESMRLAVGSIDCVEPGRTFDLVVANILSGPLIEMAGDIVARVRPGGTLVLSGILADKQSDAVAEAYGRRGLGEPERFVEGEWICLVWQNLGS, encoded by the coding sequence ATGTCCACCCTGCTCAAGATCCAGTTCACCATTCCCGAGGAAACCGCCGACGAGGCCGGGGTCTTCATCGCGTCCAAGGTCCCCCACGGCTGGGAGGAGACTCCCGCCGGGGACGGCCGCAGGTTCACCCTGTACCTGGAGGACCACCCCCTGGGCCACGAGATGGTCCGGGAGTTCCAGGCCCGCTTCCCCGAGGCGGACGTGACCTGGTCCGAACAGGAGTCCGAGAATTGGGCCATGGCCTGGAAGGACTTCTTCGTTCCGGTCAACTGCGGGGAATCCTTCCGCATCTACCCGCCGTGGCTGAACGACGACGAGGAGAACGGGACCACCCACATCGTCATCGAGCCCAAGATGGCCTTCGGCACCGGCCACCACGCGACCACCTCCCTGTGCCTGGCGACCATCGGCCGGCTGGCCAAGGCCGGGACCATCGCCGAGGGCAAGACCTTCCTGGACCTGGGCACCGGGTCCGGCATCCTCGGCATCGGCCTGTCCAAGCTCGGCCTGACCGGCATCGGCCTGGACATCGACCCCCAGGCCGTGGTCTGCGCCGTGGAGAACGTGGCCGCCAACGGCGTGACCGAGTCCATGCGGCTGGCCGTGGGCTCCATCGACTGCGTGGAGCCGGGCCGGACCTTCGACCTGGTGGTGGCCAACATCCTGTCCGGGCCGCTCATCGAGATGGCCGGCGACATCGTCGCCAGGGTCAGGCCCGGCGGCACCCTGGTCCTGTCCGGCATCCTGGCAGACAAGCAGTCCGACGCCGTGGCCGAGGCCTACGGGCGACGCGGCCTGGGCGAACCCGAGCGGTTCGTCGAGGGCGAGTGGATCTGCCTGGTCTGGCAGAACCTGGGGAGCTAG
- a CDS encoding murein hydrolase activator EnvC family protein: MRKFLVLTVCCILLLPALACAQAEDESISESLQQEHQKADENERKVRELTQKAGQISTRLSDIEDDVKLLKGRIRDQEKVLSDIRESERQAQQDHFTLEKEKERITMELSGLMRTLWPLHLQNVRSRFEGVEDWAMFDRRFNWLADIYAATGRKLDEARDNSRKIALNLENQRQLAEEAEKQLAQVNESKDRLLDNQYALRRNLKKINRQKENAEAELSDILATIEKLKYQLQSQKTKRFALYKRTLPWPVKGRVVAGFDLKANPPERGLAIGAAEGSQVQSIFWGKVVHNDTLRGFGHVVIIYHGYNYYSLYAYLSDTFVRNGQEVEKNEPLGTVGYFPKLDGPGLYFELRFHQKPINPQTWLTALR, from the coding sequence ATGCGAAAATTCCTCGTCCTGACAGTATGTTGCATCCTGCTGCTTCCGGCCCTGGCCTGTGCCCAGGCCGAGGACGAGTCCATCAGCGAGTCCTTGCAGCAGGAGCACCAGAAGGCGGACGAGAACGAGCGGAAGGTCCGCGAGCTGACCCAAAAGGCCGGGCAGATATCCACCCGGCTGTCGGACATCGAGGACGACGTCAAGTTGCTCAAGGGGCGCATCCGGGACCAGGAAAAGGTTCTGTCCGACATCCGCGAGAGTGAGCGCCAGGCCCAGCAGGACCACTTCACCCTGGAAAAGGAGAAGGAGCGCATCACCATGGAGCTGTCCGGGCTCATGCGCACCCTGTGGCCGCTGCATCTGCAGAACGTCCGCTCGCGTTTCGAGGGCGTGGAGGACTGGGCCATGTTCGACCGCCGCTTCAACTGGCTGGCGGACATCTACGCGGCCACAGGCCGCAAGCTGGACGAGGCCCGGGACAATTCGCGGAAGATCGCCCTGAACCTGGAGAACCAGCGTCAGCTGGCCGAGGAGGCCGAAAAACAGCTGGCCCAGGTGAACGAGAGCAAGGACCGGCTCCTGGACAACCAGTACGCCCTGCGCCGGAACCTCAAGAAGATCAACCGCCAGAAGGAGAACGCCGAAGCCGAGCTGTCCGATATCCTGGCCACCATCGAGAAGCTCAAATACCAGTTGCAGTCCCAGAAGACCAAGCGGTTCGCCCTGTACAAGCGCACCCTGCCCTGGCCCGTCAAGGGGCGGGTGGTCGCGGGCTTCGACCTGAAGGCCAATCCCCCGGAGCGCGGCCTGGCCATCGGGGCCGCCGAGGGGAGCCAGGTACAGTCCATCTTCTGGGGCAAGGTGGTTCACAACGACACCCTGCGCGGCTTCGGGCATGTGGTCATCATCTACCACGGGTATAATTATTACAGCCTTTACGCCTATTTGTCCGACACGTTCGTGCGCAACGGCCAGGAGGTGGAGAAAAACGAGCCCCTGGGCACGGTGGGCTATTTCCCCAAGCTGGACGGGCCTGGACTGTATTTTGAATTGCGTTTTCATCAAAAACCAATTAACCCACAAACTTGGTTAACAGCCCTGAGATGA
- a CDS encoding 4Fe-4S dicluster domain-containing protein — MKRVYPDKEYCIGCHLCEVACITAHSKSKDPIIAFREEQGKDGLTACKKVFEKGDICVAISCRHCDEPSCVAACISGGLHKDPETGRTVYDRDKCVGCWSCLMACPYGAIKRHPIENKIVKCDLCEGREGGPACVAACPNQALKFEER; from the coding sequence ATGAAAAGAGTCTATCCGGACAAGGAATACTGCATCGGCTGCCACCTCTGCGAAGTGGCCTGCATCACCGCCCACTCCAAATCCAAGGACCCGATCATCGCCTTCCGCGAAGAGCAGGGCAAGGACGGGCTGACCGCCTGCAAGAAGGTCTTCGAGAAGGGCGACATCTGCGTGGCCATCTCCTGCCGCCACTGCGACGAGCCCTCCTGCGTGGCCGCCTGCATCTCCGGCGGCCTGCACAAGGACCCGGAGACGGGCCGCACGGTCTACGACCGCGACAAGTGCGTGGGCTGCTGGTCCTGCCTCATGGCCTGCCCCTACGGGGCCATCAAGCGGCACCCCATCGAGAACAAGATCGTCAAGTGCGACCTGTGCGAAGGGCGAGAGGGCGGACCGGCCTGCGTGGCCGCCTGCCCCAACCAGGCCCTGAAATTCGAGGAGAGATAG
- a CDS encoding glutamate synthase-related protein, whose protein sequence is MLFQPINKNYHEFCIERDPELCINCKVCVRQCSYEAHYWDEARQKVMHDNSKCIGCHRCEALCPTAALNIIKKPSDFRTNSLWRPVFLQNIYKQADTGGVLLAGMGSPVDIPVYWDRMLLDASQVTNPSIDPLREPMELKTFLGAKPRKLELTTDKKTGKTTLKTRLTPQLTLDVPIMFAAMSFGAINFNLHRAMARAATECGTYYNTGEGGLHKTLYKYGEHTIVQVASGRFGVHRDYLRAGAAIEIKVGQGAKPGIGGHLPGGKVNDKVSETRMIPIGSDAISPAPHHDIYSIEDLLQLIYALKEASEYKAPVSVKIAAVHNVAAIASGIARAGADIITIDGMRGGTGAAPAMIRDNVGIPIELALAQVDQRLRDEGIRNSVSVVAAGGIRCSGDVIKAIALGADAVYIGTATLIAVGCTICGRCYTGKCPWGIATNDPKLSKRQNPDIAARKLTNLIHAWGHEIEEMLGGMGLNSIESLRGNRDKLRGVGLSDTELDILGIKHAGR, encoded by the coding sequence TTGCTTTTTCAGCCCATCAACAAGAATTACCATGAGTTCTGTATTGAACGGGACCCGGAGCTGTGCATCAACTGCAAGGTCTGCGTCCGGCAGTGTTCGTACGAGGCTCACTATTGGGATGAAGCCCGGCAAAAGGTCATGCACGACAACTCCAAGTGCATCGGCTGTCACCGCTGCGAGGCCCTGTGCCCCACGGCGGCCCTGAACATCATCAAGAAGCCGTCGGATTTCAGGACGAACAGCCTGTGGCGCCCGGTGTTCCTGCAGAACATCTACAAACAGGCGGACACGGGCGGCGTGCTCCTGGCGGGCATGGGCTCCCCGGTGGACATCCCGGTCTACTGGGACCGCATGCTGCTGGACGCCAGCCAGGTGACCAACCCGTCCATCGACCCCCTGCGCGAACCCATGGAGCTGAAGACCTTCCTGGGGGCCAAGCCGCGCAAGCTGGAGCTCACGACGGACAAGAAGACCGGCAAGACCACCCTCAAGACCCGCCTGACCCCGCAGCTGACCCTGGACGTGCCGATCATGTTCGCGGCCATGAGCTTCGGGGCCATCAACTTCAATCTGCACCGGGCCATGGCCCGCGCGGCCACCGAATGCGGGACCTATTACAATACCGGCGAGGGCGGGCTGCACAAGACCTTATATAAATACGGCGAGCACACCATCGTCCAGGTGGCCTCGGGCCGCTTCGGGGTGCACCGCGACTACCTCCGGGCGGGCGCGGCCATCGAGATCAAGGTGGGGCAGGGCGCCAAGCCCGGCATCGGCGGGCACCTGCCCGGCGGCAAGGTCAACGACAAGGTCTCCGAGACCCGCATGATCCCCATCGGGTCCGACGCCATCTCCCCGGCCCCGCACCACGACATCTACTCCATCGAGGACCTGCTCCAGCTCATCTACGCCCTGAAGGAGGCCTCGGAATACAAGGCCCCGGTCTCGGTCAAGATCGCGGCCGTGCACAACGTGGCCGCCATCGCCTCGGGCATCGCCCGGGCGGGCGCGGACATCATCACCATCGACGGCATGCGCGGCGGCACGGGCGCGGCCCCGGCCATGATCCGCGACAACGTCGGCATCCCCATCGAGCTGGCCCTGGCCCAGGTGGACCAGCGGCTGCGCGACGAGGGCATCCGCAACAGCGTCTCGGTGGTGGCCGCGGGCGGCATCCGCTGCTCCGGCGACGTCATCAAGGCCATCGCGCTGGGCGCGGACGCCGTGTACATCGGCACGGCCACGCTCATCGCCGTGGGCTGCACCATCTGCGGCCGGTGCTACACCGGCAAGTGCCCGTGGGGCATCGCCACCAACGATCCCAAGCTGTCCAAGCGCCAGAACCCGGACATCGCGGCCCGCAAGCTGACCAACCTGATCCACGCCTGGGGGCACGAGATCGAGGAGATGCTCGGCGGCATGGGACTCAACTCCATCGAGTCCCTGCGCGGCAACCGCGACAAGCTCCGGGGCGTCGGCCTTTCCGACACCGAACTCGACATCCTCGGCATCAAGCATGCCGGGCGCTAG
- a CDS encoding sodium:solute symporter family protein, with product MTGKLIGVLIYLGVIFYLGYRAWLKTRESTDYMLAGRSMNPFVLAMSYGATFVSTSAIVGFGGVSGMFGMSLLWLTFLTIFVGIFVAMVFFGKRTRRMGLQLDSHTFPEFLGRRYGSKFIQQFSGVVIFVFIPVYAAAVLIGICRMLEVAFPAVSYGVWLLVVTAIVALYVITGGLKAVMYTDAFQGTIMAVMMLILIVTTYSLLGGVTAAHQALTDMVALVPAGLAKGGMTGWTTGPHLQSPIGLTVYTTIIYGVGIGVLAQPQLAIRYMTVPSDRELNRAVAIGGVFILLMTGVAFVTGALSNVVFFQKFGKIAITMADNNFDSIIPLYIDKVMPGWFSGLFLVAMFAAAMSTMSSQYHVGGTSLSRDFLEQYVNVGNGGSSMKLNRLGVTVAIIATLVWAWLLPGGVIARATAFFFGLCAASFLPIYVLGLYWRGMTKTGAKVSMVGGFCFSMFWLLFVHVKEAGFIGLCQAMFGKATLVSDAAPGSWLWLMQWVDPNVVALPVSLVLAVGVSLATRRIEEKHLDLCWEGLC from the coding sequence ATGACCGGCAAGCTCATCGGCGTTCTCATCTATCTCGGGGTCATTTTCTATCTCGGCTACCGGGCCTGGCTCAAGACCCGCGAGTCCACGGACTACATGCTCGCCGGACGGAGCATGAACCCGTTCGTCCTGGCCATGTCCTACGGGGCGACCTTCGTCTCCACCTCGGCCATCGTCGGTTTCGGCGGCGTCTCGGGCATGTTCGGCATGTCCCTGCTCTGGCTGACCTTCCTGACCATCTTCGTGGGCATCTTCGTGGCCATGGTCTTCTTCGGCAAGCGCACCCGGCGCATGGGGCTCCAGCTCGATTCCCACACCTTCCCCGAATTCCTGGGCAGGCGCTACGGCTCCAAGTTCATCCAGCAGTTCTCGGGCGTGGTCATCTTCGTCTTCATCCCGGTCTACGCGGCCGCCGTACTCATCGGCATCTGCCGCATGCTCGAGGTGGCCTTCCCGGCCGTCTCCTACGGCGTCTGGCTGCTCGTGGTCACCGCCATCGTGGCCCTGTACGTGATCACCGGCGGGCTCAAGGCGGTCATGTACACCGACGCCTTCCAGGGGACCATCATGGCCGTCATGATGCTCATCCTCATCGTCACCACCTACTCCCTGCTCGGCGGCGTGACCGCGGCGCACCAGGCCCTGACCGACATGGTCGCCCTGGTCCCGGCCGGGCTGGCCAAGGGCGGCATGACCGGCTGGACCACCGGCCCGCACCTCCAGTCCCCCATCGGGCTGACCGTGTACACGACCATCATCTACGGCGTGGGCATCGGCGTGCTGGCCCAGCCGCAGCTGGCCATCCGCTACATGACCGTGCCCTCGGACCGCGAGCTCAACCGGGCCGTGGCCATCGGCGGCGTGTTCATCCTGCTCATGACCGGCGTGGCCTTCGTCACCGGGGCCCTGTCCAACGTGGTCTTCTTCCAGAAGTTCGGCAAGATCGCCATCACCATGGCCGACAACAACTTCGACTCCATCATCCCGCTGTACATCGACAAGGTCATGCCCGGCTGGTTCTCCGGCCTGTTCCTGGTGGCCATGTTCGCGGCGGCCATGTCCACCATGAGCTCCCAGTACCACGTGGGCGGCACCTCGCTGTCCCGCGACTTCCTTGAACAATACGTCAACGTGGGCAACGGCGGCTCGTCCATGAAGCTCAACCGGCTGGGCGTGACCGTGGCCATCATCGCCACCCTGGTCTGGGCCTGGCTGCTGCCCGGCGGGGTCATCGCCCGGGCCACGGCCTTCTTCTTCGGCCTGTGCGCCGCCTCGTTCCTGCCCATCTACGTGCTCGGCCTGTATTGGAGAGGCATGACCAAGACCGGGGCCAAGGTCTCCATGGTCGGCGGGTTCTGCTTCTCCATGTTCTGGCTGCTCTTCGTCCACGTCAAGGAAGCGGGCTTCATCGGCCTGTGCCAGGCCATGTTCGGCAAGGCCACCCTGGTGTCCGACGCCGCGCCCGGCTCCTGGCTGTGGCTCATGCAGTGGGTCGATCCCAATGTGGTCGCCCTGCCCGTCTCCCTGGTCCTGGCCGTGGGCGTCAGCCTGGCCACCCGACGAATCGAGGAAAAACACCTCGACCTCTGCTGGGAGGGACTCTGCTGA
- a CDS encoding symporter small accessory protein, with protein MMLGLGSVEIALAFWLSVAATALCVVYGIVNWNNKGTDKTGGGAS; from the coding sequence ATGATGCTGGGATTGGGGAGTGTGGAGATCGCGCTGGCCTTCTGGCTGTCCGTGGCGGCCACGGCGCTGTGCGTCGTTTACGGAATTGTGAACTGGAACAACAAGGGTACCGACAAAACCGGAGGGGGGGCGTCATGA
- the dut gene encoding dUTP diphosphatase, with amino-acid sequence MNKIDVNVKFLHEVWQENELAYATEHSAGLDLRACIDEGEIEIGPGEKAAIPAGVAIEVREPSVAGYVFSRSGLGTKEGLTVSQGVGVIDPDYRGEIKVSLLNTSGEVRRIRRGQRIAQLVFMPVFQAIITPVDELGSTARGAGGFGSTGKH; translated from the coding sequence ATGAACAAGATCGACGTGAACGTGAAGTTCCTGCACGAGGTTTGGCAAGAAAACGAACTGGCCTACGCCACCGAACATTCGGCGGGTCTGGACCTGCGCGCCTGCATCGACGAGGGCGAGATCGAGATCGGCCCCGGCGAAAAGGCCGCCATCCCGGCGGGCGTGGCCATCGAGGTCCGCGAGCCCAGCGTGGCCGGGTACGTCTTCTCGCGCAGCGGCCTGGGCACCAAGGAAGGGCTGACCGTCAGCCAGGGCGTCGGCGTCATCGATCCGGACTACCGCGGGGAGATCAAGGTCTCACTGCTCAATACCTCGGGCGAGGTGCGACGAATAAGGCGCGGACAGCGCATCGCACAGCTCGTCTTCATGCCCGTGTTTCAAGCGATAATCACCCCCGTGGACGAACTCGGCTCCACCGCGCGCGGCGCGGGCGGATTCGGCTCCACCGGGAAACACTAA
- a CDS encoding endonuclease III domain-containing protein, with the protein MALPGTLMDMYEAMLATLGPSEWWPGETPFEIAIGAILTQNTNWKNVEKALSNLKDAGVLEAEPLHALSVPRLAELIRPAGYYNIKAKRIHNFLQFLKDEAEFDLLALKDRELAELRPKVLSINGIGPETGDCILLYALDFPTFVVDAYTARILGRHGLAWEDIDYHGLQSIFMDALPEDVALYNEYHALIVRVGANWCRKKAGLCDACPLQPFLEQ; encoded by the coding sequence ATGGCCCTGCCCGGCACCCTGATGGATATGTACGAGGCCATGCTGGCCACCCTCGGCCCGAGCGAGTGGTGGCCGGGCGAGACCCCGTTCGAGATCGCCATCGGGGCCATCCTGACCCAGAACACCAACTGGAAGAACGTGGAAAAGGCCCTGTCCAACCTCAAGGACGCGGGCGTGCTCGAAGCCGAACCCCTGCACGCCCTGTCCGTGCCGCGTCTGGCCGAGCTGATCCGTCCGGCCGGATATTACAACATCAAGGCCAAGCGGATTCACAACTTCCTGCAATTCCTCAAGGACGAGGCGGAGTTCGACCTGCTCGCCCTGAAGGACCGGGAGCTCGCCGAACTGCGGCCCAAGGTCCTGTCCATCAACGGCATCGGGCCCGAGACCGGGGACTGCATCCTGCTCTACGCCCTGGATTTCCCGACCTTCGTGGTGGACGCCTACACGGCCCGCATCCTTGGCCGCCACGGCCTGGCCTGGGAGGACATCGACTACCACGGGCTGCAATCCATTTTCATGGACGCCCTGCCCGAGGATGTGGCACTGTACAACGAATACCATGCCCTCATTGTCCGCGTGGGTGCCAACTGGTGCCGGAAAAAGGCGGGCCTGTGCGACGCCTGTCCTCTTCAACCTTTCCTTGAACAATAG